The Drosophila innubila isolate TH190305 chromosome 3R unlocalized genomic scaffold, UK_Dinn_1.0 2_E_3R, whole genome shotgun sequence genome has a segment encoding these proteins:
- the LOC117790052 gene encoding titin isoform X1: MELNTETEIDGVLFAQQRPQESQQMTPVAKKTRSCARLKSSDDDLVAALPKTPNAAASTSTRLLSETPRRSTRKSIRPPMDYDDIIENNLLRSASKANKEVAAADAVEEEEVSTHKWNAAEVGRHSRKRSRKTKRAASKRVKHEEEEKANAGGEQKEERAMDGQEQKKKYTMKAEELEEKCAMEVEQQEDRCTKASKEQEKPEIKETEPQESVEEQEKKSLEKKLRNKNTQKQVKEAETEPQGNVKEQETELQEDTAKEPETKSQEDNNELVIDPQEVKKQVIELKESESQKKDSQQENPEQNESQEAEEIVTESNVAIVAEIVIESSSPEVANKSMETIVASAGVAINDLDELGLCPLNTEETDKVEDEHNENMPSLIMLDDEDPEADELNRTFEIANEPTENQMDIAMPRLQLSPEKPTKIVVTDENDVDRTLLRMENSPKSKGFRFATPAKINTKMNFKFTAGNISDILDLDESCRSRRRSKSVCGVGGDKTKTVSFFSPIEVTAVDDIDKRWEKFNISHVTQRRKRSISLDDPFTKSRIPKPKFFPVVKAPTPVKLKARTKLPNFAAIHQKQFNKMENLVDHLERKAVRAKELTNSAIKLANGNASAQKSSAKKLPTVSNLNAVDRPRPRALKKIELPSYALTPLKPEEIERQKNLPTPRLIIGQQQKSRLPLLAKSVTKIFTSIATAPAPSSSINKPGTAVSAAPAQTQSKLEARRQRHMEMFKGRTTKENKTNVIRGVRSNRRFELQMKHRQQLNGNK, translated from the exons ATGGAATTAAATAcag AAACTGAAATCGACGGCGTCCTGTTTGCACAACAGCGTCCACAGGAGTCTCAACAAATGACGCCGGTAGCAAAAAAAACTCGAAGCTGTGCTCGTTTGAAGTCAAGTGATGATGATTTGGTTGCAGCACTCCCAAAAACACCAAATGCCGctgcatccacatccacacgTCTACTCAGTGAGACGCCGAGGCGCAGCACACGCAAGAGCATACGTCCTCCGATGGACTATGATGATATTATTGAGAATAATTTGTTGCGATCAGCCAGCAAGGCAAATAAAGAagtcgctgctgctgatgctgttgagGAGGAAGAGGTCTCGACGCACAAGTGGAATGCAGCTGAAGTTGGACGTCATTCGCGCAAGCGCAGTCGCAAAACTAAGCGTGCAGCCAGCAAGAGGGTCAAACATGAGGAGGAAGAGAAGGCAAACGCGGGTGGAGAACAGAAGGAAGAGCGCGCTATGGATGGACaagagcagaagaagaagtacACCATGAAAGCAGAAGAACTCGAGGAGAAATGCGCTATGGAGGTAGAACAGCAGGAGGATAGGTGCACTAAAGCGTCTAAGGAGCAGGAGAAGCCAGAAATTAAAGAGACAGAGCCACAGGAGAGTGTTGAGGAGCAGGAGAAAAAGTCACTGGAGAAAAAACTACGTAACAAGAATACACAGAAGCAAGTTAAAGAAGCAGAGACAGAGCCACAGGGAAATGTTAAGGAACAAGAGACAGAATTACAAGAGGATACAGCTAAGGAACCGGAGACAAAGTCCCAGGAGGATAATAACGAGCTGGTGATTGACCCTCAGGAGGTAAAGAAACAGGTGATCGAGCTAAAAGAGTCGGAGTCACAGAAGAAAGATTCACAGCAGGAAAATCCAGAGCAGAATGAAAGtcaagaagcagaagaaatcGTAACCGAATCAAATGTAGCAATTGTTGCCGAAATTGTGATTGAATCAAGCTCACCAGAAGTTGCAAACAAATCCATGGAAACAATTGTGGCATCTGCAGGAGTTGCCATTAATGATCTGGATGAGCTCGGCTTGTGTCCTTTAAACACAGAAGAGACTGATAAGGTAGAAGACGAACACAACGAGAATATGCCATCACTCATCATGCTCGATGATGAAGATCCAGAAGCTGATGAACTGAACCGAACATTTGAGATCGCTAATGAACCAACTGAGAATCAGATGGACATTGCCATGCCCAGGTTGCAACTGTCGCCGGAGAAACCAACGAAAATCGTTGTGACTGATGAAAATGATGTGGACAGGACATTACTAAGAATGGAAAACAGCCCCAAGTCCAAAGGCTTTCGATTCGCAACTCCAGCAAAGATAAACACCAagatgaattttaaattcacaGCCGGAAATATCTCAGATATTTTGGACTTGGATGAATCCTGTCGCAGTCGTCGACGCTCCAAATCTGTCTGTGGTGTAGGTGGAGATAAGACGAAGACTGTCTCCTTCTTCAGTCCCATCGAAGTGACAGCTGTCGATGACATCGACAAACGCTGGGAGAAGTTCAATATCAGTC ATGTCACACAGCGACGGAAGCGTTCTATATCATTGGATGATCCATTCACCAAGAGCCGGATTCCCAAGCCAA agtTTTTCCCAGTGGTTAAGGCTCCAACTCCGGTCAAGTtgaaggcgcgcacaaagttGCCCAACTTTGCGGCCATTCATCAAAAGCAGTTTAATAAAATGGAGAATTTAGTTGATCACCTGGAGCGCAAGGCAGTGCGTGCCAAGGAGTTGACAAACTCGGCTATTAAACTGGCAAATGGAAATGCATCGGCGCAAAAATCTTCAGCAAAGAAGCTGCCAACCGTgtccaatttaaatgcagtagaTCGTCCACGTCCTCGGGCactcaaaaaaatagaattgcCCAGTTATGCCTTAACTCCATTGAAGCCCGAAGAGATAGAGCGGCAAAAGAATCTGCCGACGCCGAGACTTATAATAGGTCAACAGCAGAAGTCACGCTTGCCTCTGTTGGCCAAATCGGTAACCAAGATCTTTACCTCAATTGCAACTGCTCCTGCTCCGAGCAGCAGCATAAATAAACCGGGTACTGCAGTTTCTGCAGCTCCTGCTCAAACACAGAGCAAACTGGAGGCCAGAAGACAACGTCACATGGAGATGTTCAAGGGGCGCACCACCAAGGAGAATAAAACCAATGTTATCCGTGGAGTGCGCTCGAATCGACGATTTGAATTGCAAATGAAGCATCGCCAACAGTTAAATGGGAATAAATAA
- the LOC117790052 gene encoding probable inactive protein kinase DDB_G0270444 isoform X2, giving the protein MELNTETEIDGVLFAQQRPQESQQMTPVAKKTRSCARLKSSDDDLVAALPKTPNAAASTSTRLLSETPRRSTRKSIRPPMDYDDIIENNLLRSASKANKEVAAADAVEEEEVSTHKWNAAEVGRHSRKRSRKTKRAASKRVKHEEEEKANAGGEQKEERAMDGQEQKKKYTMKAEELEEKCAMEVEQQEDRCTKASKEQEKPEIKETEPQESVEEQEKKSLEKKLRNKNTQKQVKEAETEPQGNVKEQETELQEDTAKEPETKSQEDNNELVIDPQEVKKQVIELKESESQKKDSQQENPEQNESQEAEEIVTESNVAIVAEIVIESSSPEVANKSMETIVASAGVAINDLDELGLCPLNTEETDKVEDEHNENMPSLIMLDDEDPDEPTENQMDIAMPRLQLSPEKPTKIVVTDENDVDRTLLRMENSPKSKGFRFATPAKINTKMNFKFTAGNISDILDLDESCRSRRRSKSVCGVGGDKTKTVSFFSPIEVTAVDDIDKRWEKFNISHVTQRRKRSISLDDPFTKSRIPKPKFFPVVKAPTPVKLKARTKLPNFAAIHQKQFNKMENLVDHLERKAVRAKELTNSAIKLANGNASAQKSSAKKLPTVSNLNAVDRPRPRALKKIELPSYALTPLKPEEIERQKNLPTPRLIIGQQQKSRLPLLAKSVTKIFTSIATAPAPSSSINKPGTAVSAAPAQTQSKLEARRQRHMEMFKGRTTKENKTNVIRGVRSNRRFELQMKHRQQLNGNK; this is encoded by the exons ATGGAATTAAATAcag AAACTGAAATCGACGGCGTCCTGTTTGCACAACAGCGTCCACAGGAGTCTCAACAAATGACGCCGGTAGCAAAAAAAACTCGAAGCTGTGCTCGTTTGAAGTCAAGTGATGATGATTTGGTTGCAGCACTCCCAAAAACACCAAATGCCGctgcatccacatccacacgTCTACTCAGTGAGACGCCGAGGCGCAGCACACGCAAGAGCATACGTCCTCCGATGGACTATGATGATATTATTGAGAATAATTTGTTGCGATCAGCCAGCAAGGCAAATAAAGAagtcgctgctgctgatgctgttgagGAGGAAGAGGTCTCGACGCACAAGTGGAATGCAGCTGAAGTTGGACGTCATTCGCGCAAGCGCAGTCGCAAAACTAAGCGTGCAGCCAGCAAGAGGGTCAAACATGAGGAGGAAGAGAAGGCAAACGCGGGTGGAGAACAGAAGGAAGAGCGCGCTATGGATGGACaagagcagaagaagaagtacACCATGAAAGCAGAAGAACTCGAGGAGAAATGCGCTATGGAGGTAGAACAGCAGGAGGATAGGTGCACTAAAGCGTCTAAGGAGCAGGAGAAGCCAGAAATTAAAGAGACAGAGCCACAGGAGAGTGTTGAGGAGCAGGAGAAAAAGTCACTGGAGAAAAAACTACGTAACAAGAATACACAGAAGCAAGTTAAAGAAGCAGAGACAGAGCCACAGGGAAATGTTAAGGAACAAGAGACAGAATTACAAGAGGATACAGCTAAGGAACCGGAGACAAAGTCCCAGGAGGATAATAACGAGCTGGTGATTGACCCTCAGGAGGTAAAGAAACAGGTGATCGAGCTAAAAGAGTCGGAGTCACAGAAGAAAGATTCACAGCAGGAAAATCCAGAGCAGAATGAAAGtcaagaagcagaagaaatcGTAACCGAATCAAATGTAGCAATTGTTGCCGAAATTGTGATTGAATCAAGCTCACCAGAAGTTGCAAACAAATCCATGGAAACAATTGTGGCATCTGCAGGAGTTGCCATTAATGATCTGGATGAGCTCGGCTTGTGTCCTTTAAACACAGAAGAGACTGATAAGGTAGAAGACGAACACAACGAGAATATGCCATCACTCATCATGCTCGATGATGAAGATCCAG ATGAACCAACTGAGAATCAGATGGACATTGCCATGCCCAGGTTGCAACTGTCGCCGGAGAAACCAACGAAAATCGTTGTGACTGATGAAAATGATGTGGACAGGACATTACTAAGAATGGAAAACAGCCCCAAGTCCAAAGGCTTTCGATTCGCAACTCCAGCAAAGATAAACACCAagatgaattttaaattcacaGCCGGAAATATCTCAGATATTTTGGACTTGGATGAATCCTGTCGCAGTCGTCGACGCTCCAAATCTGTCTGTGGTGTAGGTGGAGATAAGACGAAGACTGTCTCCTTCTTCAGTCCCATCGAAGTGACAGCTGTCGATGACATCGACAAACGCTGGGAGAAGTTCAATATCAGTC ATGTCACACAGCGACGGAAGCGTTCTATATCATTGGATGATCCATTCACCAAGAGCCGGATTCCCAAGCCAA agtTTTTCCCAGTGGTTAAGGCTCCAACTCCGGTCAAGTtgaaggcgcgcacaaagttGCCCAACTTTGCGGCCATTCATCAAAAGCAGTTTAATAAAATGGAGAATTTAGTTGATCACCTGGAGCGCAAGGCAGTGCGTGCCAAGGAGTTGACAAACTCGGCTATTAAACTGGCAAATGGAAATGCATCGGCGCAAAAATCTTCAGCAAAGAAGCTGCCAACCGTgtccaatttaaatgcagtagaTCGTCCACGTCCTCGGGCactcaaaaaaatagaattgcCCAGTTATGCCTTAACTCCATTGAAGCCCGAAGAGATAGAGCGGCAAAAGAATCTGCCGACGCCGAGACTTATAATAGGTCAACAGCAGAAGTCACGCTTGCCTCTGTTGGCCAAATCGGTAACCAAGATCTTTACCTCAATTGCAACTGCTCCTGCTCCGAGCAGCAGCATAAATAAACCGGGTACTGCAGTTTCTGCAGCTCCTGCTCAAACACAGAGCAAACTGGAGGCCAGAAGACAACGTCACATGGAGATGTTCAAGGGGCGCACCACCAAGGAGAATAAAACCAATGTTATCCGTGGAGTGCGCTCGAATCGACGATTTGAATTGCAAATGAAGCATCGCCAACAGTTAAATGGGAATAAATAA